The following are encoded together in the Fusarium keratoplasticum isolate Fu6.1 chromosome 1, whole genome shotgun sequence genome:
- a CDS encoding Mannan endo-1,4-beta-mannosidase, with translation MKCISIAALGAALAGTLVSAVPAGFVTTNGEKFSLDGEDFFFAGSNAYYFPFNVWGKDHYQDVKVGMVAAKDAGLKVIRTWAFHENNRTFVSGGLPKYNTGGEETVMQFFNADGTVDIDLGVLDVVIEAAEATGIKLILALTNNWADYGGMDVYTVNLGGKYHDDFYRLPAIKKAYKNYVSAVVNRYKDSPAVFAWELANEPRCGADGSRNLPRGPDCGPKLLTSWMDEMSTFIKSIDANHLVTTGSEGGFNRVSSDWAYNGADGADFDAELKLPNIDFNTFHSYPQAWSKTTQWVEQWIVDHAEAANGKPIVHEEYGWTDKSTRVSVLSKWQEVSLKHEVSDMYWQFGYSGYSYGKNHDDGNTIYLEDDEAQPLVYQHAAAVNGGEVPPPSSTTTGTTPGPTQTGGPRQVKYGQCGGSGWTGPTLCESGSTCQVQNQWYSQCL, from the exons ATGAAGTGCATTTCCATCGCCGCTCTTGGAGCTGCACTCGCAGGCACTCTGGTGTCCGCGGTGCCTGCTGGTTTCGTTACCACCAATGGCGAAAAGTTCTCTCTCGACGGTGAggacttcttctttgccggTAGCAACGCCTATTACTTCCCCTTCAACGTT TGGGGAAAAGATCACTACCAGGACGTCAAGGTTGGCATGGTCGCCGCCAAGGACGCTGGTCTGAAGGTCATTCGAACTTGGGCGTTCCATGAAAACAACAGGACTTTTGTGTCAGGTGGACTACCTAAGTATAACACAGGTGGCGAAGAGACCGTTATGCAGTTTTTCAACGCAGACGGGACTGTCGATATCGACCTAGGTGTTCTCGACGTCGTCATCGAGGCTGCCGAAGCTACaggcatcaagctcatcttgGCATTGACCAACAACTGGGCTGATTACGGCGGTATGGATGTGTACACTGTCAACCTCGGTGGAAAGTACCACGACGAT TTCTACCGCCTACCAGCTATTAAGAAGGCGTACAAAAACTACGTCTCGGCTGTCGTGAACAGATACAAGGACTCCCCTGCCGTTTTCGCATGGGAGCTTGCCAATGAGCCCCGCTGCGGCGCTGACGGCAGCCGCAACCTCCCACGTGGCCCTGACTGCGGTCCTAAACTGCTGACATcgtggatggatgagatgagtACCTTTATCAAGTCGATCGACGCGAATCACTTGGTCACCACTGGTAGCGAGGGTGGCTTTAACCGGGTGTCTAGCGACTGGGCATACAACGGTGCGGACGGTGCTGACTTCGACGCCGAACTCAAGCTGCCCAACATCGATTTCAACACATTCCACTCCTATCCTCAGGCATGGAGCAAGACTACTCAGTGGGTTGAGCAGTGGATCGTCGACCACGCCGAGGCAGCCAACGGAAAGCCTATTGTCCATGAAGAATACGGCTGGACTGACAAGTCGACCCGCGTCAGTGTCTTGAGCAAGTGGCAGGAAGTCTCACTGAAGCACGAGGTGAGCGACATGTACTGGCAGTTCGGCTACTCGGGATACTCGTACGGCAAGAACCACGACGACGGAAACACCATCTACcttgaggacgatgaggcgCAGCCGTTGGTGTATCAGCACGCTGCGGCAGTCAACGGCGGCGAAGTGCCGCCCCCAAGCTCGACCACCACCGGAACCACTCCCGGGCCAACTCAGACTGGTGGCCCACGACAGGTTAAATATGGACAGTGTGGTGGCTCTGGATGGACTGGACCAACTCTGTGTGAGTCTGGGTCGACTTGCCAGGTACAGAACCAGTGGTACTCCCAGTGCTTGTAG